In the genome of Aequorivita sp. H23M31, the window AAAGCCTTTCGCACTTGACGTCCTCGCTCCGTTCTAATGGGAATATTCTGAAGGTTGGGATTATTGCTGCTCAATCGGCCAGTTGCGGCAACCGTTTGCATATATTCGGTATGAACGCGATTGGTGCTTTTGGCTATTTCATTGGGAAGAGCATCTACATAGGTGCTTTTTAATTTCGCTAAACCTCGATATTCAAGAACATCCTGTATAATTTTATGATCTTTAGCTAATTCTGAAAGGACATCTTCCGCGGTGGAAAATTGACCGGTTTTTGTTTTTTTCGGCTTTTCTATCAATTTCATTTTTCCGAAGAGAATCTCTCCAAGCTGTTTTGGGGAAGCAATATTAAATTCTTCCTCGGCTTCTTCATATATATTCTTTTCAAGTTGAAGAATATCTGTATCGAGGTCTTCGGAAAGAGAGCCAAGGAAATCCTTATCTAGGTTAATACCTTCCATTTCCATATCCGCCAAAACACGCAACAAGGGAATTTCGATTGTATCAAAAAGTTCTTGTGTACTGGCTTCTCCCAATTCATTTTCAAAATGATTTTTTAGTTGAAAAGTGACGTCGGCATTTTCTACAGCATATTCCGTCTGTTTTTCCATAGCGACATCGCGCATGTTTATTTGGTTCTTCCCTTTTTTGCCAATTACTTCTTCAATTAAAATAGGGGTGTAATTGAGATAGGTTTCGCTTAATACATACATATCATGGCGCATATCTGGATTGATAAGGTAATGTGCGAGCATGGTATCGAATAGTTTCCCCTTTACGCTTACATCATATTTTGCAAGCATTTTAAGATCGTTCTTTAAATTTTGGCCAATTTTTTCAATGGATTCATCTTCAAAGAAATCCCGCAATTCCTCTATCAATAATTGCGCTTCCATTTTATTCTCGGGGAAGGGAAGGTAAAATCCTTTTCCTTTTTCCCAAGAAAATGCGATACCGACCAATTCTGCTTCCAAGCAATCCATGCTGGTAGTTTGGGTATCAAAACAGACGCTTTTTTGTTTCATCAAATTTTGTAGAAACAACTTTTTACCCATTCCAGGCCAAACCGTCTGATAAAAATGTTCGGTATTTTCTATGGTATTTCTAGAGTTGAAGTTTTTTATTTCCGCAGGTTCCCCATCTCCTCCAAAGAGACTGAATTGTCCACTGCCTGCTTCAATATTACGAGCAGGAGTGGGAGTATCCCGTATTGACGAGTTTTCTGCCCGTTGTTGTTCATTGGAGACTTCCGAAGTAAACAATCTTAAAAACTGCTCTTTAAGTCGTCTAAACTCTAAGTCTTCAAAAATTTGCTGCACTTTTTCCCCATCGGGCATGGAAAGTTGATAATCTTCTTCGTGAAACGTAACCTCGCATTCAGTAAAAATAGTTGCAAGTTTTTTGGACAGAATCCCCAATTCCGCATTCTCTTCTACTTTCTCTCTCATCCTGCCTTTAAGCATGTGGGTATTTGCCAAAAGATTTTCCATAGAGCCAAATTCCTCCAAAAATTTCTTGGCCGTTTTATCGCCAACGCCGGGTAATCCAGGGATGTTATCACTAGCATCGCCCATCATTCCCAAATAATCGATAACCTGTTCTGGTCGTTCTACCCCGAAGCGTTTTTTAACTTCGTCAATTCCCCAAATTTCTATGGCATTTCCCATTCGTGCTGGGCGGTACATAAAAATGTTTTCGGAAACCAATTGTGCGAAATCTTTATCGGGAGTTACCATATAAACCTGATATCCTTGTTTTTCGGCCTGTTTGGCAAGAGTTCCGATAATATCGTCGGCTTCCAATCCTGAGAGTTCCACGCAGGGAATATGCATGGCCTTAATAATTTCCTGAATTATAGGAATGGATTCTTTAATTACATCGGGTGTAGCATCCCTATTTCCTTTATAATCAGGGAAAAGTTCAGTACGCTCTGCGCTTCCATCTTTATCAAAACAAACAGCAAGGTGGTCCGGACGTTCGCGTCGAATTACATCAAAAAGTGAATTCATAAATCCGAGAACAGCTGAGGTATCTTGACCTTTAGAATTTATGGTCGGATTTTTTATAAGTGCATAATACCCACGAAAAATTAGGGCATAGGCATCTAGGAGGAATAGTCTTTTTTGAGTGGACATGAATAATTTTTAATTTGAAAATTGGTATCTCCGCGAATTTACTCGCAGACGTCTTTTTAATGGATAACTTGAAAATAACGTTTTCAACTGAAATTCAATCACCTCCATCAATCTGTCAACAAGTATTTTCAATATCTTCAAAAATAAAAATAACCCTTCACAATTGAATGCTTTTCGGTGGAAAAGAAATTTTGGTATTTCTTCTATTGGCATCAGAATAAATAGTACCGCAAGTTAGAAGAGGAAAGCTATATATTGGGTTAAAATTAGTTCTTTAATCAAAAAAAAACAGGGATTCGTGACTTGCTTAAAAAGAAAGAGGTAAAAGCTATTTTAGAAAGTGGAAAACAAATAAGTGATTTAAAAGTGCTTAATTATTTTACTAATCATATTCCAGATGGAACGAGACCTCACGAGTTTTTGAATCTGTAAGGTGTTTTTTAATTCAAATTTAAAAGCAAACTGTATTTTTGCTAGAACAAATAATATCAATGGAACATAAAAAATTCAGTATAGCCATTCACGGTGGTGCAGGTACTCTCGTAAAAGGATTAATGACCCCTGAAAAAGAAGGGCAGTATAAAGCAGCTTTGGAATATGCTTTAGAAAGTGGATATAAGATCCTTGAATCGGGAGGATGCGCTATTGATGCTGTTGAAGCTGCTGTAAGAAAACTGGAAAACTCACCACTTTTCAATGCTGGAAAGGGAAGCGTCTTCACTAATGAAGGCACGCACGAAATGGATGCTGCTATAATGGATGGAAAAACTTTGGAAGCAGGTGCCGTTTCCTTGATTACTGGAATTAAAAATCCCGTAGCCTTGGCGAGAGATGTTATGGAAAAGAGTAATCACGTCTTTTTGGCCGGAGAAGGTGCGATGCGTTTTGCAGATAGTTTAGGATATAAATTGGAATCACAAGAATATTTTTATGACGAATTCCGATATCAACAATGGCAAGAAATTAAAGATAGCGATGATTTTCAACTGGATCACAGTGACAAAAAAGATAGTAAGTTTGGTACGGTAGGAGCAGTGGCTTGTGATAAAAATGGGAATATTGCCGCAGCAACTTCAACGGGCGGAATGACCAATAAACGCTGGGGACGGGTAGGGGATAGTCCAATTATTGGTGCTGGAAATTACGCCAATAACAAAACCTGTGCGGTAAGTTGTACGGGTAGCGGCGAGTTCTTTATCCGTGGAGTGGTGGCTTATGATGTTTCCTGTTTAATGGAATATAAAGGAATGACTTTAGAAAAAGCCACTTCCGAAGTAATAAATAAAAGAGTTCTGGAAATTGGTGGAGATGGCGGATTGGTTGCCGTTGATGCACAAGGAAACATTGCCATGCCCTTCAATACCGAAGGAATGTACCGTGGATTTAAGACTTCTGAAGGGGAAGCGGGGATATTAATTTATGGGAATTAGACATAATTTTAAATTCTGAATTCAGAATTCAGAATTCAGAATCCAGAATTATGGAGAAACTTTGTTATTAACTTTAAACTGACCACTCTTGTCCGCCGGAGCTTTAAGCGTAGACAGAGGAGACCACTGACCACTAAATCACAGCGTCTCCACATCCGTTAGCTTAAGGTGCATCGGGGAGAAAACTACCTTTCTCTTTTTAATGTTAAGTTCATCACCATTAGCAAGAATATGGATTTTAAGGTTGGTTATAGACATTGGAGAGCCCTCTTTAACTACCGCTTGATTATTGTGAATTAACCTGCGGGGATCGAATAGAATAACCATTCCGGAGCCAATTACTTCACATTCATTACCATTTTTGATAACTAAGCCAGTGTCTTCCGCCAATCCAATTCCTATTAACTTGGGAAATCGAGCTACCGCTTCAGCAAGTCTTCCAAAACGGCCTCGCCGGATAAAATGGGAATCGATTATAAAATTGTGGATATAACCCATTCCTTTGCCCATTCCGGTGGCGCCTTTTGTAAAAGCTTCTTGAACGCCTCCGCCAGTAATCATTTCTTCGCCCATACACATGGCACCCGCACTTGTTCCAGCAATGACAAACCTTTCGTTGTGATACCTATCCTTAATGATATCATCAAGGGCGGTTCCGCCAATATATTTAACGATTTTGGATTGATCACCACCACTGAACATTACGCAGTCTGCTTTTCTCATCAATTCCAGATATTCTGGAGTTTCAGCATCTTCACGGCTTCTTATGTCCATTATATGAACGCGCTCACACCCCAATTTGTCAAAAGCTTCCCGATAATTTCTGCTTACCTCAACGGGTATGCTTGAAGCTGTGGGGATTACAATTACGGTTGCTTGTTTTCCACCGCTCTCTTTTAATATTCGGGATAAAATTCCTTCTGTTATATATTCAAGGGTATATCTTTCGTTTTCTCCGTTCCCTTTGTCCTCATTACCACCTATTGGTATTAGAATTCCTTTTACGCTCATGAATTAATTTAATTTGGGGACAAAAATACAGTAAATGTTATAGAAATTAATTATATATTTATCAAATCCGAAATTGAAAATTTAAAAATTTACATATGCGAATTAGGGAAATTAATGCTATGCGTGGACCAAACTACTGGTCTATACGTCGTCATAAATTAATTGTAATGGTCTTGGATCTTGAAGAAATGGAGGACTTACCTTCTAATAAGATTGATGGCTTTGGCGATAGGTTAAAGATGATGTTTCCCAGTATGTACAGTCACCGTTGCTCTGTAGGTGAGCCGGGAGGTTTTTTTCAGCGTGTGGAAGAGGGTACTTGGATGGGGCACGTTATTGAGCATATCGCTCTGGAAATTCAAACTCTGGCTGGTATGGATACGGGATTTGGACGAACCAGAGGATATGGCGAAAAGGGGGTCTATAATGTTGTATTCAGTTATTTGGAAGAAAACGTGGGCCGATATGCAGCAAAAGCTGCTGTGGATATTTGTAAAGCACTCATTTCGGGTGATCATTATGATCTGGAAGCAGATATACAGCGCATGCGCGAGCTTCGGGAAAGCGAGAGATTGGGTCCAAGTACCGGCTCAATTGTTGAAGAAGCAGAAAGCAGAGGAATTCCGTGGATTCGGCTTAATAAATATTCGCTATGTCAATTGGGATATGGAGCCAACCAAAAACGAATTCAGGCTACGGTTACTTCAGAAACAAGTAGCATAGGGGTTGAGCTTGCCTGTGATAAAGAAGATACTAAATTTTTATTAGAACAGGCTGAAGTGCTCGTGCCTCGAGGCGACATCATCTCTAGAGAAGGTAGCCTTGAAGAAGCTTGCAATTATGTTGGTTTCCCGTTGGTTGTAAAACCTATTGATGGAAATCATGGTCGGGGAATTACCGTAAATATTACCAATTACGCAGACGCTTTGGTTGCCTTTAGGGCAGCGAAGGAAGTTTCGCATAAAATAATTATCGAAAAATACATCACAGGCGAGGATTATCGACTTTTAGTTATAAACAATGTGCTGGTCGCAGCGGCAAAACGTACACCTGCCCACGTTATTGGAGACGGGAAATCCACCATTAAGGAATTGGTTGATCTTGAAAACAGTAATCCAAGAAGAGGTTATGGTCATGAAAATGTACTTACGCAAATAACCATCAACAACCTGACCCGCACAATTCTGGAGGCTATAGGATATACGGAAGATTCCATTCCTTTAAAAGGTGAAATGGTAATCCTAAAAGATACGGCCAATCTCAGCACAGGCGGTACGGCGGAAGATGTTACGGATATTGTTCACCCTTCCAATGTTTCCATGGCTGAGCGGATTTCAAAAATTATAGATCTGGATATCTGTGGAATTGATATAATGACCACCGATATTAGTCAACCTTTGGAAGAAACTGGAGGGGCTGTTCTAGAAGTTAATGCTGGTCCGGGATTTAGGATGCACTTAGCGCCAACCAGCGGTCTGCCACGCAACGTGGCTGCACCTGTTGTGGATAAACTTTTCCCAAAACAGGGAGATACGGGGAGAATCCCCATTATAGCTGTTACGGGAACCAATGGAAAAACTACCACTACACGTCTGATTGCCCATATGGCAAAAATGAAAGGATATCGTGTAGGCTACACCACCAGTGACGGCGTGTATATCCAAAACAGATTATTGATGAAAGGAGATTGCACGGGCCCTGCCAGTGCGGAATTCGTTTTGAAAGATCCCACGGTAAATTTTGCAGTACTTGAATGCGCCCGTGGCGGATTGCTTCGGGCCGGATTAGGATTTAAAAAATGTGATGTTGGAATCGTTACAAACGTGGAAGCAGACCACCTTGGATTGAAAGGTATTCATACTGTTGAGCAATTGGCAAAGGTTAAAGGTGTAATTCCAGAAACAGTTTTGCCCGATGGCTATGCCATTCTGAATGCGGATGACGATTTGGTGTATGAAATGCGGCGCGCCATAACCTGTAATCTCGCCCTTTTCTCTATGGATGAAGATAATCCCAGAATAAAGGCCCTTCAAAAATTAGGCGGTATTACTGCCATTTATGAAAATGGATATGTTACTTTATGTCGAGGCACTTGGAAAATGCGGGTGATGAAAGCGGAGAACATTCCACTGACCTACGGTGGAAAAGCACCTTTTATGATTCAGAATATACTGCCTGCAATTATTGCTGCCAACGTAAAGGGGATTAGTATAGAGGATATGAAAATGGCGTTGGAAAGTTTTATTCCTTCTGCTTCTCAAACACCCGGACGATTAAATCTGTTCAAATTTGAGAATTTTGATATTTTATTGGACTACGCTCATAATCCAGCGGGAATGCGGGCTCTTCAAAAATTTACAAATAATCTTGACGCAACGGTGAAAGTTGGAATTATTGCCGGTGTTGGCGATAGAAGAGATGAGGATACAAGAGAATTGGGAAGCATCGCTGCCGAGATGTTTGATGAAATCATCATCCGTCAGGACAAGAATCTGCGCGGAAAATCGGAAGACGAACTCATCGGAATGCTAAATGAAGGAATTAAAGCAAAGGATCCCAATAAAAAAACTACAATTATTCCTTCGGAGAAAGAGGCTATCACCTTCGCGGTAAAAAATGCTATCCCTGGTTCCCTGATAATTTGCTGTAGCGATGTAATTCCGGATGCTCTGGAGCTAGTAATGCATTTTAAAGAGCAGGAAAGGATAAATGGGAATTTTGTTGACAATAATTCTTTTTAATTTTCAGGAGTGACTAAAGTAATTTCAATATTCCTCTTGGCCGCAGCCCTGTTGATTTCCTGTAAAGAGACAAATTCGAAAAGTGATAAATCTGAGCTACCTTCTCAAAAAACGGAGAGGATTATAATTTCTGACTCAGAGGAGGATACGAGCAGTGAGATGAAGGCGTTATTGGATCGATTGGAAAATTATATCCTCACAGATTACCTGACAGAAAGAGATTTAAGAGTTATACCCAAAGACCAACGAAAAATCCAGTTATATCAAATCGACTTAAACAGCGATGGAAGAAAAGAGATTCTTTTAAATTTCATCACTAGCTATTTTTGTGGTTCCGGAGGATGTAATATGGTTTTGTTGAATGACGAACTCCAGCCCATTACAGAATTCACGGTGATGCAGACCCCAATTTATGTTGAAGATACCTTTAAAAATGGCTGGAAGGTTTTGAAGGTTCATTCTGAAGGGAAATGGCGGGAACTTGAGTATAAAAATGGTTCTTATCCTTCAAATCCATCTGTTGTTGCCGGTTCTGCCGACTCCCCTTCAAAAACAGCTACGATTCTTTTTGATAACGAAAATTCAGAAGTGAAAACATATAGTTTTTAAAAGTAAATCCGATTAACAATCTGTAAATAGAAAAACCATTTAATTCAAATAGCCATGATTAAATTTTATTATTTATCTATTTTGGTATTCATGCTTATCAGTTGTGGCACTCAGCCTACTTATAATGATCCAATTCCACCTCACGATGAATTTAAGATTGAGTCAAAATTAGTAAATGAAACCAGAGTAATAAACGTGTGGACACCACCTAACTACGCCGAAGGAAACGACTCTTTTCCAGTTTTAAATATGGCAGATGGCGGAATAAAAGAGGATTTTCCACATATAGCCAACACACTTTCTGAATTGATTGAGAGTAAAAGTATCCCTCCAATAATTTTAGTAGGAATTGAAAACACCGAAAGAGGAAGAGATTTAACTGGTTTTTCTGAAGTGGAAGGAGATGCAAAATATTGTCCGCTCACCGATGGAGCCAAAAATTTCAGAGCATTTATTACGGATGAATTATTTTCAGAAATAAATGAAAAATATAGAGTTACTGACGAAAAAGGATTGATTGGAGAATCTCTTTCAGGACTTTTCGTAATGGAAACCTTCTTTTTAAAACCTGAAGCATTCGATTTCTATATTGCAATGGATCCATCACTTTGGTGGAATGATCATTATTTAGAAAGAAATGCAAATAAAATATTGGCAAATTTTCCAAATAAAAAGATCAGACTATGGTTTGCTGGCTCTACGCAACCAGATATTTCACCCCACACCAAAAATTTGGCAATGACTTTAAAAACAGATTCACCAAATGAATTAACGTGGAAGTACTCTGATGAACCAAACGAAAAGCACAATACCATATTTAGAGCGACCAAAGAGAAGGCCTTGATTTGGACATTAAATGCGAAATAGGCTCAGAAATTCAATAAGTTAATCATTATGAACAGAGGGGGTTTTTCTTGGAAACGCTTGTTAGGTGTTTCCCGTGCAAAATCCAACATTTCTCGAAAAATCGGAATTCCTTTGACTAAAAGTGGAAGAAATCAGAAAGTTGGGGGAATTGTTACGAAAGGCTGTTTGGGGATTTTAGCCGTTATGAGCTTGCCTTTGTTTTTGATGATTTTGATAATTATGTTCAAATTCACAACTTGAAAATTGGACTGTAAAAGATGTCTATAAAGATGTTATTTAAGAATAAATAAACTCTGCGGTCTCTGCGCGCCTCTGCGTCCTTTGCCTTAAAAAAACAACCACTGAGACACAGAGAGCACAGAATCTTTTTCTCAAACCTACTTTATCTATTATTGTCAAAAACAGGATATCCAATAATTGTCTATTCCGAATGGTTACGAAATTTAATATATTTGTAAGATGCAGGTACAGATGGACATAGAATTTGAAAAGTTGGTGGCCATCATAAAGAAATTGCCATCAAAAAGACTCTTGCAGTTAAAAGCCGAAATGGAAAGGATTATCTCAAAGGAGAAAGACAATGCCACTTTAAAGTCACTTCTTTTAAAAGGTCCGGTTGCAACCCAAAAGCAATTGGAAACGATAGAAGGCAATAGAAAATCCATCAATCAATGGCGGGCGAGTTAATATTAATTGATACATCGATACTGATTGACTGGTATCGAAAAACAGATAAAGCTAATTCCGTCTGGATTAGACTTATTGAAAAAGAATATGAATTTGCCATTTCTTCCATTACGAAATATGAAGTATATGCTGGAGCCACACCGAGTCAGGTTGCATTATGGGATACAATATTGGCAACTATCCTCGTCCTCTCTTTTGATGAAAGTTGTGTAGATACAGCCGTTACTATAAATGCAGCACTTAAGCGTAATAGAAAACAAATTGACCTCGCAGACTTGTTTATAGGTGCAACAGCAATGACCCATAATATTGGCATTGCGACATTGAATGTAAACCACTTTGAGCGTATAGATGGACTAACACTTGTTACATAAATAAGTTATTATTATTATTATTATTATGAAATGGCTTTCTTCCGCTTCATAATTCCAAAGAAAGCAATATATCCATAACAAGCAATAAGCAAGATAAGCGCGAGCTTAAATCCGATATTATCGGTCAGAAATCCATACATCGGTGGGATTACTGCTCCCCCCACAATTGCCATACACAAAAGTCCTGAAGCTTGGGGTTTTAAATCCCCCAGCCCATCAATAGTCAGGGCGAATATGGTGGGGAACATAATGGAGTTAAACAGACCCACGGCGAGAATAGACCACATGGCCGTTAGTCCATTGGTGTTCATCGAAATCAGTAACATTATAACGGCCAAAAAAGCAAATACCGAAAGTACTTTTGTGGGTTTGATAATCTTAGTTAAATATGCCCCTATAAACCGTCCCACCATCGCACCACTCCAATAAAACACAATAAAGGCTCCTACTATAGCCTTAGGGTCTATTGAACTTAAATCAGTATTTAGTAAACTTTGTGCTACGGAATTCATCGTTTCATTTTCTAGAATTATAGAAGAAAGATTCATACTCATAAAATAATTCACCAAATAACTACCAATGGCAACTTCAGCACCTACGTAAACGAAGATCCCTAATGCCCCCAACATTACAATTTTGTTTTTTAAAAGCTTTCCATACCCACCCACCGGACTTTTTTCTAGAATCTTCGGAAGTTTTATAAATAAGAACATCAGTGCCAATAAGCCTATAAATCCTGCGATATACAGAAAGGGCGTTTGTACGGCAGATGCTTCGGAAACGTAATAGGAACTTCTGTCCATATCTGTTAAAACTGAAATCTCTTCAGATGATTTTATAGTATCGCTAAGCAAAAATGACGCACCAATCAACGGCGCAATTGCGGTTCCCAAGGAGTTAAAAGCTTGCGAAAGATTCAAACGACTTGACGCGCCATCTTCACTTCCCAATACTGATACGTAAGGATTAGCGGCAACTTGCAAAACTGTGATTCCCCCCGCGAGCGTGAAGTAAGCCACTAGAAATATCCAAAAAACCCTTTCTGAGGCAGCAGGATAAAATAGCAAACAGCCAACGGCCATTGTCACCAAGCCCACGA includes:
- the polA gene encoding DNA polymerase I, encoding MSTQKRLFLLDAYALIFRGYYALIKNPTINSKGQDTSAVLGFMNSLFDVIRRERPDHLAVCFDKDGSAERTELFPDYKGNRDATPDVIKESIPIIQEIIKAMHIPCVELSGLEADDIIGTLAKQAEKQGYQVYMVTPDKDFAQLVSENIFMYRPARMGNAIEIWGIDEVKKRFGVERPEQVIDYLGMMGDASDNIPGLPGVGDKTAKKFLEEFGSMENLLANTHMLKGRMREKVEENAELGILSKKLATIFTECEVTFHEEDYQLSMPDGEKVQQIFEDLEFRRLKEQFLRLFTSEVSNEQQRAENSSIRDTPTPARNIEAGSGQFSLFGGDGEPAEIKNFNSRNTIENTEHFYQTVWPGMGKKLFLQNLMKQKSVCFDTQTTSMDCLEAELVGIAFSWEKGKGFYLPFPENKMEAQLLIEELRDFFEDESIEKIGQNLKNDLKMLAKYDVSVKGKLFDTMLAHYLINPDMRHDMYVLSETYLNYTPILIEEVIGKKGKNQINMRDVAMEKQTEYAVENADVTFQLKNHFENELGEASTQELFDTIEIPLLRVLADMEMEGINLDKDFLGSLSEDLDTDILQLEKNIYEEAEEEFNIASPKQLGEILFGKMKLIEKPKKTKTGQFSTAEDVLSELAKDHKIIQDVLEYRGLAKLKSTYVDALPNEIAKSTNRVHTEYMQTVAATGRLSSNNPNLQNIPIRTERGRQVRKAFIPRNEDYVLMAADYSQIELRIIAALSEEDNMIEAFKNGEDIHASTASRVFNIPIEEVTREHRNNAKTVNFGIIYGVSAFGLSNQTDLSRSEAKELIETYYKTYPKLRNYISEQIQFARENGYVQTVLGRRRYLKDINGSNQIVRGAAERNAVNAPIQGSAADIIKIAMINIHKKLEEKGFKSKMLLQVHDELVFDAYKPELEDLKTLVKHEMENAFKLIVPLDVDLGVGENWLEAH
- a CDS encoding isoaspartyl peptidase/L-asparaginase family protein, producing the protein MEHKKFSIAIHGGAGTLVKGLMTPEKEGQYKAALEYALESGYKILESGGCAIDAVEAAVRKLENSPLFNAGKGSVFTNEGTHEMDAAIMDGKTLEAGAVSLITGIKNPVALARDVMEKSNHVFLAGEGAMRFADSLGYKLESQEYFYDEFRYQQWQEIKDSDDFQLDHSDKKDSKFGTVGAVACDKNGNIAAATSTGGMTNKRWGRVGDSPIIGAGNYANNKTCAVSCTGSGEFFIRGVVAYDVSCLMEYKGMTLEKATSEVINKRVLEIGGDGGLVAVDAQGNIAMPFNTEGMYRGFKTSEGEAGILIYGN
- a CDS encoding cyanophycinase, with translation MSVKGILIPIGGNEDKGNGENERYTLEYITEGILSRILKESGGKQATVIVIPTASSIPVEVSRNYREAFDKLGCERVHIMDIRSREDAETPEYLELMRKADCVMFSGGDQSKIVKYIGGTALDDIIKDRYHNERFVIAGTSAGAMCMGEEMITGGGVQEAFTKGATGMGKGMGYIHNFIIDSHFIRRGRFGRLAEAVARFPKLIGIGLAEDTGLVIKNGNECEVIGSGMVILFDPRRLIHNNQAVVKEGSPMSITNLKIHILANGDELNIKKRKVVFSPMHLKLTDVETL
- the cphA gene encoding cyanophycin synthetase, producing MRIREINAMRGPNYWSIRRHKLIVMVLDLEEMEDLPSNKIDGFGDRLKMMFPSMYSHRCSVGEPGGFFQRVEEGTWMGHVIEHIALEIQTLAGMDTGFGRTRGYGEKGVYNVVFSYLEENVGRYAAKAAVDICKALISGDHYDLEADIQRMRELRESERLGPSTGSIVEEAESRGIPWIRLNKYSLCQLGYGANQKRIQATVTSETSSIGVELACDKEDTKFLLEQAEVLVPRGDIISREGSLEEACNYVGFPLVVKPIDGNHGRGITVNITNYADALVAFRAAKEVSHKIIIEKYITGEDYRLLVINNVLVAAAKRTPAHVIGDGKSTIKELVDLENSNPRRGYGHENVLTQITINNLTRTILEAIGYTEDSIPLKGEMVILKDTANLSTGGTAEDVTDIVHPSNVSMAERISKIIDLDICGIDIMTTDISQPLEETGGAVLEVNAGPGFRMHLAPTSGLPRNVAAPVVDKLFPKQGDTGRIPIIAVTGTNGKTTTTRLIAHMAKMKGYRVGYTTSDGVYIQNRLLMKGDCTGPASAEFVLKDPTVNFAVLECARGGLLRAGLGFKKCDVGIVTNVEADHLGLKGIHTVEQLAKVKGVIPETVLPDGYAILNADDDLVYEMRRAITCNLALFSMDEDNPRIKALQKLGGITAIYENGYVTLCRGTWKMRVMKAENIPLTYGGKAPFMIQNILPAIIAANVKGISIEDMKMALESFIPSASQTPGRLNLFKFENFDILLDYAHNPAGMRALQKFTNNLDATVKVGIIAGVGDRRDEDTRELGSIAAEMFDEIIIRQDKNLRGKSEDELIGMLNEGIKAKDPNKKTTIIPSEKEAITFAVKNAIPGSLIICCSDVIPDALELVMHFKEQERINGNFVDNNSF
- a CDS encoding glycoside hydrolase family protein, which translates into the protein MTKVISIFLLAAALLISCKETNSKSDKSELPSQKTERIIISDSEEDTSSEMKALLDRLENYILTDYLTERDLRVIPKDQRKIQLYQIDLNSDGRKEILLNFITSYFCGSGGCNMVLLNDELQPITEFTVMQTPIYVEDTFKNGWKVLKVHSEGKWRELEYKNGSYPSNPSVVAGSADSPSKTATILFDNENSEVKTYSF
- a CDS encoding alpha/beta hydrolase; this encodes MIKFYYLSILVFMLISCGTQPTYNDPIPPHDEFKIESKLVNETRVINVWTPPNYAEGNDSFPVLNMADGGIKEDFPHIANTLSELIESKSIPPIILVGIENTERGRDLTGFSEVEGDAKYCPLTDGAKNFRAFITDELFSEINEKYRVTDEKGLIGESLSGLFVMETFFLKPEAFDFYIAMDPSLWWNDHYLERNANKILANFPNKKIRLWFAGSTQPDISPHTKNLAMTLKTDSPNELTWKYSDEPNEKHNTIFRATKEKALIWTLNAK
- a CDS encoding type II toxin-antitoxin system VapC family toxin; this translates as MAGELILIDTSILIDWYRKTDKANSVWIRLIEKEYEFAISSITKYEVYAGATPSQVALWDTILATILVLSFDESCVDTAVTINAALKRNRKQIDLADLFIGATAMTHNIGIATLNVNHFERIDGLTLVT
- a CDS encoding sugar MFS transporter codes for the protein MTEKKSFRAAFITVTVLFFLWGFITVLVDSLVPRLRDVFELSYFQAGLVQFAFFLAYFIISVPAGALLSRIGYQKGIIVGLVTMAVGCLLFYPAASERVFWIFLVAYFTLAGGITVLQVAANPYVSVLGSEDGASSRLNLSQAFNSLGTAIAPLIGASFLLSDTIKSSEEISVLTDMDRSSYYVSEASAVQTPFLYIAGFIGLLALMFLFIKLPKILEKSPVGGYGKLLKNKIVMLGALGIFVYVGAEVAIGSYLVNYFMSMNLSSIILENETMNSVAQSLLNTDLSSIDPKAIVGAFIVFYWSGAMVGRFIGAYLTKIIKPTKVLSVFAFLAVIMLLISMNTNGLTAMWSILAVGLFNSIMFPTIFALTIDGLGDLKPQASGLLCMAIVGGAVIPPMYGFLTDNIGFKLALILLIACYGYIAFFGIMKRKKAIS